The Rhabdothermincola salaria genomic interval CGATCTCGCGCGCCGCCTCGAGGCGTCGACCGAGGGTGGCCGGGCCCAGATCGACGACGCTGGCGGCCACGAGCGCGATGCCCAACGCCACCGGGTCGCCCACCCGCCGGGCCATGGTCACGGCGTCGGCGGCGGCCCGTCGCGCCCCGGCGACCCGGGAGGTGACGGTGGACGACGCCAGGTTGGCCAGCAGCCGGACCCGCTCGGTTCCGTCAGTCCCGGGGAGGGCCGCGAGGGCCTCCGTGCACTGGGCCGCCCGCTCCCGTGAGACGTCGCCGGTGAAGAAGTACTCGATGCCGTGGCGCGCCGCGATGCGGGCCCGGAAGGTCGGGTCGGGGACCTGGCGGGCCGCCGCCCAGGCTCGGGCGTAGGCCGGCTCGGCGGCCGGTCGACCGAAGGCCCGGGCCGAGGCCCCGGCGAGCTCGAAGCTCGTCGCCGCGATCATCCGGACCTCGTCGGGATGGTCGTCGAGCGCCTCGAGCGCCCTCTGGAGGTGGGTGACGGCGTCCTCGTGGGCGAACGACGCGGTGGCCACCTCGGCGGCGAGCGTGCAGGCCGCCACCGCCTCACGCCAGACGTCGGGGCCGGCCGCACAGAGGTGGTGGGCGCAGATCGCGGCCGAGGCACCGTGCTCGGCGGCGCGGGCGGCGGCGAGGCGGTGCAGCTGCTCGCGCCGGCCGGGCGGCACCGAGTCGGCCGCCACCTCGGCCAGCAGCGGATGGGTGAAGCGCAGCGACCGTCGCTCGCCGAGCACGCGGGCCGCGACCGCCCGACCGAGGAGCTCCTCGGTCCGGTCGAGCGGAACGCCGACCAAGGCAGCCACGTCGGGTGCCGTCCCGCCCGGGCCGAGCACGGCCCGGGCCGCCAGCACCTCGGTCACCTCCGGTCCGAGCGCGGCCAGGCGGGTGCGTACCGCGGTGGCCAGCGCCGCCATGCCGATCTCGGGGACCGAACCCGTGGGGTCGGCCGTCGCCTGCAGGACCTGCTCGACGTAGAGGGGGTTGCCGCCCGTGAGGGCGTAGAGGTCGGCAGCTCGGTGGACGTCGCCGGTGAGCTCGGCCACCGCCTCCACGTCGAGCCCGTGGAGGGGGACGACCTCGGCGACGTGGCGTAGCGCACCGAGGGCGTCGGCCACCCGATCGGTGACCTCCTCCCCCGTGCGCACGGTCGCCACCACCGCGACGTCGGCCGTGCGGAGGTGCGCCAGCACGAACCGCAACAACGACAGGGTCGGCGGGTCGGCCCGGTGGAGGTCGTCGAGGACCAGCAGGAGCGGGGCACGGGACGCGGCGCTGTGCAGCGCAGCAGCGACGGCGTCGAACAACTCGAAGCGGTCTCGAGCCGTCTCCCCCTCGAGCACGAGCGGCGCCAGCTCCACCCCTCCCGTCCGCCCCCGGAGCTGGCGCACGATCTGGGTCCACGGCCAGTACGGCGGCGTCCCCGACTCGTCCCAGCAGGTGGCCCAGGCCACGCTGCGACCCGTGCGCCGGGCCACCCCCGTGGTCTCGACGGCGAGGCGGGTCTTGCCGATGCCGGCGTCGCCGACGATCAGGTGGAGTCGGGCTCCCCTCGCCGTGGGCTCGGTGAACGAGAGGGTGAGGGCCGCCAGCTCGTGGGCGCGCCCGACGAACCCGTCTGGGTCCGAGGCGGTAGCGCCTCGTGGGCGTGGGACGACCATCTCGGCGACGACGGTAGCCCCCACCGCTCGGCGGGTCGGGGCCGAGACGAGCGGGAGGTGATCAGTTGGGGATGCGCATCGGCGGGTCGCTGTCGGCGCCGACGCCGCGGCGGAGCGGCTCTCGCCCCACCGGCGGCGTCACGACCCGATCGGCCGCACGGGGCCGCAGCGGGCGCTCCAGCGGCAGCCCGTGGGTCACGGTCACCAGCTCACCGGCGTGGAGGAACTCGAGCGGCAGCCCGTCGAGCAGGCGGTAGCGGACGAGATCCGGCTCGATGACCACCTCCAGACGTCGCCCCCGGTACACCAGGCGGAACGTCATGCGTTCGAGCGGAGCCGGGAGGCACGGATCGAAGCGCAGGATGGGCCCGTGGTCACGCATCCCCCCGAAGCCGGCCACCACCGCCAACCATCCTCCGGCCAGAGCCGCCAGGTGGAGACCGTCGTCGGTGTTGCCGGCCACGTCGCGCAGGTCGACCAGGGCGCTCTCGCGGAGGTAGTCGTAGGCCAGGTCGACGTGGCCCACCTCGGCGGCCACGATCGCCTGGATGCACGCCGAGAGCGACGAGTCGCGCACGGTGATGGTCTCGTAGAAGGCGAAGTCCCGGGCCTTCTGCTCGTCGTCGAAGTGGTCGCCGCACGTGTACAGGGCGAAGACCAGGTCGGCCTGCTTCACGACCTGGCTGGAGTACAGCAGGTAGTAGGGGTAGTGCAACAGCAGCGGGAAGTACTCCGGGTCGGTGCCCGCGAAGTCCCAGCGCCGGTAGCGGGTGAACCCCTCCGACTGCGCCGTCACCCCCAGCTCCTCGTCGTAGGGCACGACGATCGCATCGGCCGCCTCGCACCAGGCCTGCACCTCGTCCTCGTCGACCCCGAGCTCCGCGGCGCGGTAGGGGTGGCGGCTGGCCACCTCGGCGGCGGCGCGCAGGTTCCGGGCGGCCATGAGGTTGGTGAAGGTGTTGTTGTCGACGAGCGCGGTGTACTCGTCGGGGCCGGTGACCCCGTCGATGCGGAAGCAGCCGGACGCGTCGTGGTGGCCGAGGGATCGCCACAGCCGGGCCGTCTCCACCAAGAGGTCGAGGCCGGGACCTCGCTCGAAGTCGTTGTCGCCCGTGGCGCCGACGTAGCGCCGCACCGCATCGGCGACCCCGGCGTTGAGGTGGAAGGCGGCGGTGCCCGCCGGCCAGTAGCCCGAGCACTCCTCGCCCCGGATCGTCCGCCACGGGAACGCCGCCCCGTCGAGGCCCAGCTCCTCGGCCCGAGCCCGTCCCTGGGGCAGGATCGAGTGGCGCCACAGGAGGGCGTCGCGAGCGACGTCCGGAGTGGCGTAGCTCAGGACCCGCAAGAGATAGGTATCCATGTCCCAGAAGGAGTGGCCGTCGTAGCCCCGACCGGTGAGGCCCTTGGCGGGTATGGCCCGGCGCTCCGCCCTGGCGGCCGACTGGACCACCTGGAAGATCCCGAAGCGCAGGGCCTGCTGCAGCTCGGGGTCGCCCTCGACCTCGATGTCGGCGCGATCCCACACGTCGTCGAGGAAGTCTCGCTGGGCCAGGCGCAGCCCCTCCCACCCACTGCGCTTGGCGGCCTCGACAGCGGCATCGACCTGGTCGCGCAGCGCCGGCATGGAGCGCTGGCTCGACCAGCCGTAGGCGACGAACTTGACCACCGAGAGGGTCTGGCCCGGTTCGAGCTCGGTGCTCACCGTGACGCGAGCCAGATCGGGGTCGCTCTCGGAGGCGGTGACCGTGCCCGACGGCCCGTCGATCACGTGGTCCATGCCGGCCGCCATGAGCAGCCCACTGGCCCGCGTGCGGTGCCCGAGGGCTGCCTCGAGGTCGTGGTGGGTGTGGTACTCCCCGACGAGCGGCGCCCGCAGAGCGGCCGCGGCACGCGGGTCGGCCACCTGATCGGGCACCGGCTCGTTGGCCACCAGGGTGGACTGCACGACGATGCGCAGCGGCTGATCGAGGGCCTGCACCTCGTACTGGATGGCCACGACGGCCCGGTGCGAGAACGAGACGAGGCGGGTGGAGTGGACCCGCACCCGCTTGCCGGCAGGGGACCGCCACTCGACGAGTCGGCGCAGGACGCCGTCGCGCATGTCGAGGCTGC includes:
- a CDS encoding glycoside hydrolase family 65 protein; amino-acid sequence: MIDAEVFQVEPWSITERQLTFDHLAQTESIFALSNGHVGIRGNLDEGEPHGTPGTYLNAFFETLPLPYAEGGYGYPEEGQTLINVTNGKLLRLLVDDEPFDVRHGELERHERSLDMRDGVLRRLVEWRSPAGKRVRVHSTRLVSFSHRAVVAIQYEVQALDQPLRIVVQSTLVANEPVPDQVADPRAAAALRAPLVGEYHTHHDLEAALGHRTRASGLLMAAGMDHVIDGPSGTVTASESDPDLARVTVSTELEPGQTLSVVKFVAYGWSSQRSMPALRDQVDAAVEAAKRSGWEGLRLAQRDFLDDVWDRADIEVEGDPELQQALRFGIFQVVQSAARAERRAIPAKGLTGRGYDGHSFWDMDTYLLRVLSYATPDVARDALLWRHSILPQGRARAEELGLDGAAFPWRTIRGEECSGYWPAGTAAFHLNAGVADAVRRYVGATGDNDFERGPGLDLLVETARLWRSLGHHDASGCFRIDGVTGPDEYTALVDNNTFTNLMAARNLRAAAEVASRHPYRAAELGVDEDEVQAWCEAADAIVVPYDEELGVTAQSEGFTRYRRWDFAGTDPEYFPLLLHYPYYLLYSSQVVKQADLVFALYTCGDHFDDEQKARDFAFYETITVRDSSLSACIQAIVAAEVGHVDLAYDYLRESALVDLRDVAGNTDDGLHLAALAGGWLAVVAGFGGMRDHGPILRFDPCLPAPLERMTFRLVYRGRRLEVVIEPDLVRYRLLDGLPLEFLHAGELVTVTHGLPLERPLRPRAADRVVTPPVGREPLRRGVGADSDPPMRIPN